The Nitrospira sp. genome contains a region encoding:
- a CDS encoding DUF2868 domain-containing protein, whose amino-acid sequence MSLTELFRVPIMPSRNPWSSGGEHPVRRTGQPQDANDHRVNHPTQLAAKVLLVQACEEHDPDHKFILRYEREPPRQGEDLRDYASAEDSARAGEARVIERAERISERLMQKHPALTSAFAVLRIKTPLTLLIGCAVVGGFLADPIGPAGHINLLNFPLLTLLLWNTVAYVGLLYNRILPRSSRDRSQPGLPGFVEWFLGLDMKRRLHRLRSDRTQGPEEAQWIAASLASYAGRFLHSVQDLLSTHARSLLHVAAAALAIGVIAGLYLRGFSFLYKAGWDSTFMEAEGVYSFLSILFAPASWLLATPVPGVETIADLRGSAKANAAVWIHFWAVTTGLFIVVPRMVLAAAAWMRKTRLADAMHLPSDEPYFRRLLNPYRGKGLHVEVLAYSHRVKEADDRLMVFLSDAFGVLADIHVEASVQYGERPPHCSVDSDRGLCVVVLFNVAQAPEETHSEFLEELKATIQKRGRPNMLLVLLDCGAYSQIDHEKRLKERCQAWATLTKECGVKALIYQDPSGSPDRELQAVSNCLWPGDFRGRP is encoded by the coding sequence ATGTCATTGACGGAATTGTTCCGGGTCCCGATAATGCCCAGCCGGAATCCGTGGTCCAGTGGAGGGGAACATCCAGTTCGGCGAACGGGCCAGCCCCAAGATGCTAATGACCATCGAGTTAACCATCCGACCCAGCTAGCTGCCAAGGTGCTCCTGGTTCAGGCCTGTGAAGAACATGATCCCGACCACAAGTTTATCTTGCGGTATGAACGGGAGCCTCCTCGCCAGGGGGAGGATCTACGAGACTATGCCTCCGCAGAAGATTCCGCGCGTGCCGGGGAGGCTCGGGTTATTGAGCGGGCTGAACGAATCTCCGAGCGATTGATGCAGAAACATCCCGCACTGACCTCGGCGTTTGCAGTACTACGGATCAAGACGCCGCTCACGCTGCTGATCGGCTGTGCCGTGGTGGGAGGCTTTCTCGCCGATCCTATCGGACCAGCCGGGCACATCAATCTTCTGAACTTCCCCCTCCTCACTCTCCTTCTTTGGAATACGGTTGCCTATGTCGGGTTACTCTACAACAGGATCCTGCCCCGATCGTCGCGGGATCGGTCGCAACCGGGGTTGCCTGGTTTCGTGGAATGGTTCTTGGGTCTTGATATGAAGAGGCGGCTTCACAGACTTCGCTCCGACCGCACCCAGGGTCCTGAAGAAGCGCAATGGATCGCCGCATCGCTTGCGTCCTACGCGGGACGCTTCCTCCACAGCGTTCAAGATCTGTTGAGTACCCATGCGCGCAGCCTGCTTCATGTGGCCGCGGCCGCGTTGGCAATCGGGGTGATCGCCGGACTCTATCTGCGTGGATTTAGCTTTCTGTACAAAGCCGGATGGGATAGTACCTTCATGGAGGCTGAGGGGGTCTACAGCTTTCTCTCCATCCTGTTCGCACCCGCCAGCTGGCTCTTGGCAACTCCGGTCCCTGGCGTAGAGACCATCGCCGATCTCCGCGGCTCAGCCAAGGCCAACGCAGCAGTTTGGATCCATTTCTGGGCAGTGACGACGGGGTTGTTTATTGTTGTGCCCCGAATGGTGCTTGCCGCAGCCGCATGGATGCGCAAGACTCGCCTGGCCGATGCGATGCACCTACCGAGTGACGAACCGTATTTCCGGCGTCTGCTGAATCCCTATCGTGGAAAGGGGTTGCACGTGGAGGTGCTGGCCTATAGTCATCGCGTGAAGGAGGCGGATGATCGGCTCATGGTGTTTCTCAGTGACGCCTTCGGTGTGCTGGCGGATATTCATGTCGAGGCCTCGGTTCAGTATGGCGAACGTCCCCCACACTGTTCTGTCGATTCCGATCGAGGCCTGTGCGTCGTGGTCCTGTTCAATGTGGCTCAGGCCCCTGAAGAAACGCACAGCGAATTTTTGGAAGAATTGAAAGCCACGATTCAAAAGAGAGGCCGACCGAATATGCTGTTGGTCCTACTGGATTGCGGAGCGTATTCACAAATCGACCATGAGAAACGTCTGAAGGAACGGTGTCAGGCCTGGGCCACGCTCACAAAGGAGTGTGGCGTGAAAGCCCTGATATACCAGGACCCCTCCGGATCGCCGGACAGAGAGCTCCAAGCCGTATCTAACTGTTTGTGGCCGGGTGATTTTCGAGGGAGACCGTGA
- a CDS encoding vanadium-dependent haloperoxidase: MENRRYRLFTALTGLCLLTVSLSPPAQAHTEETVVVTWNKAALQAIRDTHPGPPIVARMLAITHTCMYDTWAAYDRVAVGTRLGGTLRRPVAEHTMPNKKKAMSFAAYRALGDLFPTEVPKFNAVMTQLGYDPTDTSTDPSTPSGAGNVACQAVLDYRHHDGSNQVGDLHPGAYSDYTNYLPVNDPNHLNDPNRWQPLSVSDGHGGFVIQKFIAPHWTNVIPFALKRPDQFAPKDPNFYPQDAWQYLKQAQQVLNYSATLTDRQKVIAEYWADGPNSELPPGHWALFAEFISGRDHHSLDEDAKMFFAMTNAVLDASVSSWHFKRFYDYVRPVSAIHFLFTGQPVRAWAGPGLGTRLIDGAHWQPYQASTIVTPPFAEYVSGHSIFSASAARVLKLFTGSDRFGHSVTIPAGQSVVEPGLVPASDLTLRWRTFSDAADEAGISRRYGGIHFVDGDLQARKMGKKIGKQAWRKALTYFHGTAGTPLDDSKRDHDDREDDHDDRDERD; the protein is encoded by the coding sequence ATGGAGAATCGTCGGTATCGCTTATTCACCGCTCTCACCGGGCTTTGCCTCTTAACGGTGAGCCTGTCCCCCCCAGCTCAGGCTCACACCGAAGAAACCGTGGTCGTGACGTGGAATAAGGCGGCCCTTCAAGCCATTCGCGACACGCATCCCGGTCCTCCGATAGTCGCCCGCATGCTCGCTATCACCCATACCTGTATGTATGACACCTGGGCTGCTTATGACAGAGTCGCAGTAGGGACCCGGCTTGGCGGAACCTTGCGACGTCCGGTCGCTGAACACACCATGCCCAACAAGAAGAAGGCCATGAGCTTCGCAGCCTATCGGGCCCTAGGGGATCTTTTCCCAACCGAGGTGCCAAAGTTCAATGCTGTGATGACGCAATTGGGATACGACCCCACGGATACCTCGACCGATCCCAGCACACCGTCGGGCGCTGGGAACGTGGCGTGCCAGGCGGTCTTGGACTATCGGCACCACGATGGCTCCAATCAAGTGGGCGATCTTCATCCAGGGGCCTATTCCGATTACACCAACTATCTCCCAGTGAACGATCCCAATCACCTCAATGATCCCAACCGCTGGCAGCCTCTCAGCGTCAGCGACGGGCACGGCGGGTTCGTCATCCAAAAGTTCATCGCCCCCCACTGGACCAACGTGATCCCGTTTGCGCTCAAACGTCCGGATCAGTTTGCTCCCAAAGATCCAAATTTCTATCCTCAGGATGCCTGGCAGTACCTGAAGCAGGCCCAGCAAGTGTTGAACTACAGCGCCACCCTCACGGATCGGCAGAAGGTCATCGCAGAATATTGGGCTGATGGCCCGAACTCCGAATTGCCACCTGGCCACTGGGCCCTCTTTGCGGAGTTTATCTCCGGGCGTGACCATCACTCGCTCGACGAGGACGCGAAGATGTTCTTTGCCATGACCAACGCGGTATTAGACGCGAGTGTCTCCTCGTGGCATTTCAAGCGATTCTATGACTATGTTCGTCCGGTAAGCGCCATTCACTTTCTGTTTACTGGACAACCAGTACGAGCCTGGGCCGGCCCAGGGCTCGGCACCCGCTTGATTGATGGAGCACATTGGCAACCGTATCAAGCTTCGACGATCGTGACTCCTCCGTTCGCAGAATACGTGTCTGGCCATAGCATTTTTAGCGCCTCCGCAGCGCGAGTTCTCAAGCTCTTCACGGGAAGTGATCGCTTCGGGCACTCGGTCACCATCCCAGCGGGGCAATCGGTCGTGGAGCCCGGGCTCGTGCCAGCCTCCGATCTGACCTTACGCTGGAGAACATTCAGTGACGCGGCCGATGAGGCAGGCATTTCTCGGCGGTACGGTGGTATCCATTTTGTGGACGGCGATCTGCAGGCCCGCAAAATGGGGAAGAAGATCGGGAAGCAGGCCTGGCGGAAGGCCCTCACCTACTTCCATGGCACAGCTGGGACGCCACTGGACGACAGCAAACGTGACCATGATGACAGGGAGGACGACCACGACGATCGGGACGAGAGAGACTAG
- the arsS gene encoding arsenosugar biosynthesis radical SAM protein ArsS (Some members of this family are selenoproteins.), protein MPFTLLGQRNPLASPSEQLKLLTECGPRLPFEARLAEAGLSPLHANGITVFQINLGKLCNQTCRHCHVDAGPDRTEIMSRETAELCVAALARTAIPTVDITGGAPELNPNFRWLVEQARRFDRHIMDRCNLSVLLLPSQADLAEFLASYRVEIIASLPSYRAGQTDAQRGDGIFEKSIEALRLLNRLGYGRPDSGLTLNLVYNPVGAFFPPRQEAIEAQFKKELRARHGIEFNRLYTITNMPISRFLEFLVQSGNYDQYMTRLTNAFNPAAASGVMCRSTLSVGWDGRLYDCDFNQMLDLPVDHGAPSHIRDFNQAQLHDRRIVTGNHCYGCTAGSGSSCGGATS, encoded by the coding sequence ATGCCATTCACCTTACTGGGACAACGCAATCCGCTTGCCTCTCCGTCCGAACAGCTTAAGCTGTTAACCGAATGCGGTCCCCGTCTTCCCTTTGAGGCACGACTGGCTGAAGCCGGGTTGTCTCCCCTGCATGCGAACGGTATCACGGTCTTCCAGATCAATCTCGGCAAGCTCTGTAACCAAACCTGTCGCCATTGCCATGTCGATGCGGGTCCCGACCGCACCGAAATCATGTCGCGTGAAACCGCGGAGCTGTGCGTTGCCGCACTTGCCCGGACCGCTATTCCCACGGTGGATATCACCGGCGGCGCACCGGAACTTAATCCGAATTTTCGATGGCTGGTCGAACAAGCCCGGCGATTCGACCGGCATATCATGGATCGCTGTAATTTGTCGGTGTTACTGCTTCCTTCCCAGGCCGATCTCGCGGAATTCTTGGCAAGTTATCGAGTGGAAATCATCGCCTCGCTCCCCTCCTACCGAGCCGGCCAAACCGATGCCCAGCGCGGGGACGGCATCTTTGAGAAATCGATAGAAGCGCTCCGTCTCCTAAATCGACTCGGCTATGGACGCCCCGATAGCGGCCTCACCTTGAATCTGGTCTACAATCCGGTGGGAGCCTTTTTCCCCCCAAGACAGGAGGCGATTGAAGCGCAGTTCAAGAAAGAGCTTCGCGCCCGTCACGGCATTGAGTTTAACCGGCTCTACACGATCACCAACATGCCGATCAGCCGGTTCCTGGAGTTCCTCGTCCAAAGCGGTAACTATGACCAGTATATGACGCGTCTCACCAACGCGTTCAACCCCGCTGCTGCCAGCGGCGTGATGTGTCGCTCGACTCTCTCGGTTGGCTGGGATGGCCGGTTGTACGATTGCGACTTCAACCAAATGCTCGACCTTCCGGTCGACCATGGCGCGCCGTCCCACATTCGAGATTTCAACCAGGCTCAGCTTCACGATCGCCGGATCGTCACCGGGAACCATTGTTACGGCTGCACGGCCGGTTCCGGTTCGTCTTGTGGTGGAGCCACCTCGTAA
- a CDS encoding winged helix-turn-helix transcriptional regulator has translation MKSTLEADVLSPRQCATVLKALADETRLRILESLLVKDKCVTDLVRELGCPQPHASHHLRILRDSGVVEGIREGKQVCYRITPVMQRALAGRQGKALDFGCCELRFPESVLATAKARD, from the coding sequence ATGAAATCTACATTGGAAGCGGATGTTCTGAGCCCACGCCAATGTGCCACGGTGCTGAAGGCCCTGGCCGATGAGACAAGATTGCGCATTCTCGAGTCACTGCTGGTGAAAGACAAATGTGTCACTGATCTCGTACGCGAACTAGGCTGTCCGCAACCGCATGCATCCCATCACCTGCGTATTCTTCGGGACTCCGGTGTGGTGGAAGGGATTCGTGAAGGGAAGCAAGTGTGCTATCGAATCACCCCGGTCATGCAGCGCGCACTGGCCGGCCGGCAAGGCAAAGCCCTCGACTTTGGTTGTTGCGAACTGCGATTCCCTGAATCGGTGCTCGCCACAGCCAAGGCTCGTGACTAA
- a CDS encoding DUF3482 domain-containing protein, with protein MSTKKSQIALSLISHTNIGKTTLARTLLRKEVGLVADRAHVTIENQKYTILETEAGESLQLWDTPGFPNCQKILSRVQGAKNPILRILTDVWDRFRDRPSWCAQQAVLNVQQEADVVLYLVNATEEPTMAGYIKSELQLLEWIGKPVVVLLNQTGPPKDREDQERLERPWKDYFVRCGFVRGVHSLDAFSRCWVQEGILFETIRSALLPDDGQLMSRLFAVWQKANLAVFHTAMEQWAMLVARAASARVMTKGDGSSMEIQKQQAVDGLLRNLVNEVGATTKAVIALHGLEGDAIGVIQARMEHVEVQRGAQGMGEATLSGTAIGGIGGALTSGAYAGLHLDAATGGVSMGLFTVAGAVVGGVLGFLGGEAWAERKVTHTQALVIWSDDYLDVLAQDVIIRYLAIAHFGRGQGQYVADPEDPRFWVEKVKDSVSKHRPTLHQQWARLRGQDGILQPEENVKPLTTLLTSITLELLWNVYPASKRFLDRI; from the coding sequence GTGAGCACCAAGAAGTCGCAGATCGCCCTGTCTCTGATTTCCCATACGAATATTGGGAAGACTACGTTAGCCAGAACCCTGCTCCGAAAAGAGGTTGGTCTGGTCGCCGATCGAGCGCACGTGACAATCGAGAACCAAAAATACACCATCCTCGAAACGGAGGCGGGGGAATCTCTGCAGCTCTGGGATACCCCTGGCTTTCCCAACTGTCAGAAGATTCTCTCACGGGTGCAGGGAGCCAAGAACCCCATCCTTCGAATCTTGACGGATGTATGGGACCGATTTCGTGATCGGCCATCCTGGTGTGCGCAACAGGCGGTGTTGAACGTTCAGCAAGAAGCGGACGTTGTGCTCTATTTGGTGAATGCGACAGAGGAACCGACCATGGCTGGTTATATCAAGTCGGAACTGCAACTACTCGAATGGATCGGCAAGCCCGTCGTCGTGCTGTTGAACCAAACCGGCCCACCAAAAGACCGTGAAGATCAAGAACGTCTGGAACGACCTTGGAAGGATTACTTTGTTCGGTGTGGCTTCGTCAGGGGCGTGCACAGCCTTGATGCGTTCAGCCGTTGTTGGGTTCAGGAAGGGATTCTCTTTGAAACAATTCGGTCGGCCCTTCTTCCGGACGACGGCCAGCTCATGAGTCGACTGTTTGCCGTCTGGCAGAAAGCGAACCTGGCTGTGTTTCATACGGCTATGGAGCAGTGGGCGATGCTGGTGGCCCGAGCGGCTAGCGCTCGGGTGATGACCAAGGGTGATGGTTCGTCGATGGAAATCCAGAAGCAACAGGCTGTCGATGGGCTCTTGAGAAATTTGGTGAATGAGGTCGGGGCGACGACCAAAGCAGTTATTGCGTTGCATGGTCTTGAGGGTGATGCAATCGGTGTGATCCAGGCCAGAATGGAACATGTCGAAGTACAACGAGGTGCGCAGGGGATGGGGGAAGCGACCCTCAGCGGAACCGCGATCGGCGGGATCGGTGGAGCCTTGACGAGTGGGGCCTATGCCGGGCTCCATCTGGATGCGGCGACGGGTGGGGTCAGCATGGGTCTGTTCACCGTTGCCGGGGCGGTCGTCGGTGGTGTCCTCGGCTTTCTTGGAGGTGAGGCCTGGGCGGAACGGAAGGTCACTCACACCCAAGCCCTGGTGATCTGGTCGGATGACTATCTTGACGTCCTGGCCCAAGACGTGATCATCCGGTATCTCGCGATTGCCCATTTCGGCCGAGGCCAGGGACAGTATGTTGCGGATCCGGAAGATCCCAGGTTCTGGGTCGAGAAGGTGAAGGACTCAGTCTCCAAGCACCGCCCTACATTGCATCAGCAATGGGCCCGCCTGCGTGGACAAGACGGCATTCTCCAACCAGAGGAGAATGTAAAACCACTCACGACACTGCTGACCTCAATCACACTTGAACTGCTCTGGAACGTCTATCCTGCCTCCAAGCGATTTCTAGACCGCATTTGA
- a CDS encoding NAD(P)H-binding protein has protein sequence MAHKLAIFGISGRTGCELAEIAGMKGWEVCRFVRPTSTGEGAIVHGRIVRGNFEDFDRVVETVADSVAVYCLIGPRPPYTDVFGAKATTAIIATMKQTGCNRLVCQTGAMIGPAPNRSHPMEWMARRFARWHPQAIRDREEQEQFVGTSGLDWTIVKPPRLTDSVPRGQPQASASLRIGLLSKISRADLAAFILREIHIGHFYATTNLCEGRTPHMIPKHKGMSLRSRNDVPMSGLSICRERVDRNDFRRYISKEAC, from the coding sequence ATGGCTCACAAGTTGGCTATTTTCGGAATCAGTGGGCGAACTGGGTGTGAACTGGCCGAAATCGCGGGCATGAAAGGCTGGGAGGTGTGTAGATTTGTGCGCCCGACGAGTACGGGTGAAGGCGCCATCGTTCATGGCCGGATCGTGCGGGGCAACTTTGAAGACTTCGATCGGGTCGTTGAGACAGTTGCCGACAGCGTGGCCGTTTATTGCCTAATTGGGCCACGGCCTCCTTATACCGATGTATTCGGTGCGAAGGCGACGACCGCGATTATTGCGACGATGAAGCAAACAGGGTGCAATCGGTTAGTCTGCCAAACAGGTGCGATGATCGGACCTGCGCCAAACCGATCGCACCCGATGGAGTGGATGGCTCGGAGATTTGCGAGATGGCACCCTCAGGCCATTCGAGATCGGGAAGAACAGGAACAATTTGTCGGGACGAGTGGGTTGGACTGGACGATCGTGAAGCCGCCACGATTGACTGATTCGGTACCGCGAGGGCAACCCCAGGCCAGTGCCTCTCTTCGGATCGGCCTCCTATCTAAGATCAGCCGCGCCGATCTTGCGGCGTTCATTCTCAGGGAGATACACATCGGACATTTTTATGCGACAACGAATCTTTGTGAAGGGCGAACGCCTCACATGATTCCCAAGCACAAGGGCATGTCGTTGCGCTCCCGCAACGACGTTCCGATGAGCGGGCTGTCAATTTGTCGCGAAAGAGTCGACAGGAACGACTTTCGTCGCTACATTTCGAAAGAGGCGTGCTGA
- a CDS encoding methyltransferase domain-containing protein, producing MPTDEITQKVSDRYAKAASTGEQMCCPTSYDMGHLKTFIPEEVLKISYGCGTPAGLQTVRAGETVLDIGSGGGIDCFEASRLVGPSGRVIGLDMTDTMLEIARKNASVVATNLGYSASNVEFRKGLADAMPVENDTIDLIISNCVINLAPDKRKVFREMYRVAKPGGRFTISDIVADQTVPQYLVHDTQKWGDCLSGALTLTDYMTGMTTAGFLGIHLVKFSPWQVIDGIHFFSVTLTGYKLPPAVATTSVWYATLRGPFSRVTDEQGTVYERGVPRLIKPDEALLLSSAPFTEHFLLTTDPVQFDDNDPRWTAVLPAQAPCTWQGHYALLAGPFMEAADDDHHLYRRGEPLEICSKTVAVLEAQGYRPHFAILNRAGERVGGEVVTCSPNGACC from the coding sequence ATGCCCACGGACGAAATTACGCAAAAAGTCAGCGACCGTTATGCTAAAGCCGCCAGTACCGGCGAACAAATGTGTTGCCCCACGAGTTACGACATGGGGCATCTCAAGACCTTTATTCCCGAAGAAGTGCTTAAAATTTCGTATGGTTGCGGTACACCGGCCGGGCTTCAGACCGTGCGAGCCGGTGAAACCGTGCTAGACATTGGTTCAGGCGGTGGGATCGATTGCTTTGAGGCTTCGCGCTTGGTCGGCCCATCAGGACGCGTCATCGGCCTCGACATGACCGATACGATGTTGGAGATCGCCCGCAAGAACGCGTCGGTCGTAGCCACGAACCTCGGCTATTCTGCATCAAATGTGGAGTTCCGGAAGGGTCTCGCGGATGCGATGCCCGTGGAGAACGACACCATCGACCTGATCATCTCGAATTGCGTGATCAACCTGGCACCGGACAAACGAAAGGTATTTCGAGAAATGTATCGGGTCGCCAAGCCCGGTGGACGGTTTACCATCTCCGATATCGTCGCGGATCAGACCGTTCCACAATACCTCGTCCACGATACTCAGAAGTGGGGAGACTGTCTCTCCGGTGCCTTGACGCTGACCGACTACATGACCGGCATGACGACAGCCGGGTTTCTCGGGATTCATCTGGTGAAATTTTCCCCCTGGCAAGTGATCGATGGCATCCATTTCTTCTCCGTGACCCTAACGGGCTACAAGCTGCCCCCCGCAGTGGCGACCACTTCGGTCTGGTACGCCACTCTTCGCGGACCCTTCAGCCGAGTGACGGATGAACAAGGCACGGTGTACGAGCGTGGTGTTCCAAGACTGATCAAGCCAGACGAGGCGCTGTTGCTGAGCTCTGCTCCGTTCACTGAACACTTCCTGCTGACCACCGACCCGGTCCAATTCGACGACAATGATCCACGCTGGACCGCCGTGCTTCCGGCTCAGGCTCCCTGTACGTGGCAAGGGCACTACGCCTTGCTCGCCGGCCCGTTCATGGAAGCTGCCGACGATGATCATCATCTCTACCGACGCGGGGAACCACTGGAGATCTGTTCCAAGACGGTGGCTGTGCTGGAAGCTCAAGGGTATCGGCCACATTTCGCCATTCTCAATCGAGCCGGGGAACGCGTGGGTGGAGAAGTTGTGACCTGCTCGCCGAACGGAGCCTGCTGCTGA
- a CDS encoding ATP-dependent DNA helicase RecQ, with protein sequence MEPLTRQLKEQFGFATFRPGQEEVIRVVLAGRDALAVMPTGQGKSLCYQLPATLLPGLTLVISPLIALMQDQVTAMRQRKIAVAAFHSGLTALEKNRVLQDLHHRRVQLLYLAPERMQHEGFLQLLRSLWVSLLVVDEAHCISQWGHDFRPDFLKIGRLRRELTGPPCLALTATATARVQRDICQRLSLREPFQLVAGFRRENLAFSVHLCQLRQDKLAMLGRLVCEVEKGTILVYCATRRAVEEVAAWLEQSHTAVDYYHAGLSDEERRLVHDSFRRGALRILVATNAFGMGIDKPDVRLVVHFDVPGSLEAYYQEAGRAGRDGRRAACVLLFHERDVATQDYFIEQASKDSEGVDRAGRMRTLLQEMLGYVSTSRCRQLAILEYFSDEAEQALGPCGLCDRCIAPVRQVDRTASLETTGSAREILETVSWCGGRFGLNRIVDILRGSRSKALLACGADTCPTYGICRAQTKPSVTARVKSLINSGHLQVEGMEYPTLDVTHKGREVLQGISETALEQVEDQQLAGSVQRPRRAPVAAAEVLWPDRQLVERLRQLRSELAEEEGVAPFLIFHDKTLKAIAGFKPETTAALLEIPGIGEMKAERYGRRVLAVVNGER encoded by the coding sequence GTGGAACCTCTGACTCGACAGCTTAAGGAACAGTTCGGCTTTGCGACGTTTCGTCCGGGCCAGGAGGAGGTCATCCGCGTCGTGTTGGCCGGGCGCGATGCCTTGGCCGTCATGCCGACGGGACAGGGAAAATCCTTGTGCTACCAACTCCCGGCGACTCTCTTGCCAGGGCTGACCCTGGTGATTTCCCCGCTCATCGCGCTGATGCAAGATCAAGTGACGGCCATGCGGCAGCGGAAGATTGCAGTGGCGGCCTTTCACTCCGGCCTCACGGCCTTAGAGAAGAACCGTGTATTGCAGGACCTCCATCACCGACGAGTCCAGTTGCTGTATCTGGCACCGGAACGAATGCAGCATGAAGGGTTTCTCCAACTGTTGCGCTCACTCTGGGTTTCGCTGCTGGTCGTGGACGAAGCGCACTGTATTTCGCAGTGGGGGCATGATTTCAGACCAGACTTTCTCAAGATCGGTCGCCTTCGCCGAGAACTCACCGGCCCGCCCTGTCTAGCCTTGACGGCCACGGCTACCGCTCGTGTGCAACGCGATATCTGCCAACGGCTTTCGCTTCGCGAACCGTTCCAACTAGTTGCCGGATTTCGTCGAGAGAACCTCGCTTTTTCTGTTCATCTTTGCCAGCTTCGCCAAGATAAGCTGGCCATGCTGGGGCGTCTGGTGTGCGAGGTGGAAAAGGGTACGATCCTTGTCTATTGCGCGACTCGTCGAGCCGTGGAGGAGGTGGCTGCCTGGTTGGAACAATCTCACACGGCCGTTGACTATTACCATGCCGGTCTCTCGGATGAGGAACGTCGACTTGTGCACGACAGTTTTCGGCGGGGTGCTCTGAGAATTCTAGTTGCCACGAATGCATTCGGTATGGGCATCGACAAGCCAGATGTCCGCCTAGTCGTCCATTTCGACGTACCGGGAAGTCTCGAGGCTTACTACCAGGAAGCCGGCCGCGCCGGCCGCGATGGGCGGCGGGCCGCCTGTGTCCTCCTGTTCCATGAGCGTGATGTGGCCACGCAGGACTACTTCATCGAGCAGGCTTCAAAAGATTCCGAGGGCGTTGATCGCGCTGGACGAATGAGGACGCTCTTACAGGAAATGTTGGGGTATGTCTCGACGTCGAGGTGTCGTCAGCTCGCCATCCTTGAATACTTCAGCGACGAAGCCGAGCAGGCCTTGGGTCCATGTGGCCTGTGCGATCGCTGTATTGCGCCTGTTCGGCAGGTGGATCGGACGGCCTCTCTGGAGACAACCGGCTCCGCACGGGAGATTTTGGAAACGGTCTCTTGGTGTGGAGGAAGGTTCGGCCTGAATCGAATCGTCGACATCCTTCGTGGCAGTCGCTCGAAAGCGCTACTGGCTTGTGGGGCCGACACCTGTCCGACCTATGGAATCTGTCGTGCGCAGACGAAGCCGTCGGTTACCGCCCGAGTGAAAAGCCTCATCAACTCAGGGCATCTTCAGGTTGAAGGCATGGAATATCCCACGCTCGATGTGACACATAAGGGACGGGAGGTTCTGCAAGGGATCAGCGAGACGGCATTGGAACAGGTCGAAGACCAACAGCTGGCTGGATCGGTACAAAGGCCTCGACGTGCACCTGTCGCTGCCGCTGAGGTTTTGTGGCCGGATCGACAGCTGGTTGAACGGCTCAGACAGCTCCGCTCAGAACTGGCCGAGGAAGAGGGTGTCGCACCCTTCCTTATTTTCCATGACAAGACGTTGAAGGCGATTGCCGGTTTCAAACCAGAGACGACCGCGGCGCTGCTCGAGATTCCAGGCATCGGCGAGATGAAAGCTGAACGGTATGGTCGGCGAGTGTTGGCTGTGGTCAATGGGGAGCGGTAG